The Puntigrus tetrazona isolate hp1 chromosome 19, ASM1883169v1, whole genome shotgun sequence genome has a segment encoding these proteins:
- the rims2b gene encoding regulating synaptic membrane exocytosis protein 4 isoform X20 — protein sequence MGRQGQDGSAALPGMRMQRSPSRLSLSASFEALAVYFPCMNSFDETDGEEGKKKKPVRLAIQRSVETGLAVEMKSRMTRQPSRETTDDGEKAKPGNLIFPGVKISSDSQFTEFLDGLGPAQLAGRQTLATPPMGDIQIGMVHRKERLDVEVIRARGLVGKPGNKQTPAPYVKVYLLDNGKCINKKKTRTARKTLDPLYQQQLQFEENPEGKVLQIIVWGDYGRMDHKSFMGAAQILLDDLELTNMVIGWYKLFPPTSLVDPTLAPLSSKPPDSGLDSSNVRS from the exons ATGGGCAGACAAGGGCAGGATGGCAGCGCCGCTCTCCCCGGCATGCGAATGCAGCGCTCACCGAGTCGGCTGAGCCTATCTGCCTCCTTCGAGGCACTGGCCGTCTACTTCCCCTGCATGAACTCCTTTGATGAGACAGACGGAG AGGAGGGTAAGAAGAAGAAGCCGGTGCGTCTGGCGATCCAGCGGAGCGTAGAGACTGGTTTAGCGGTCGAGATGAAGAGCAGGATGACGCGGCAGCCCAGCCGAGAGACCACAGATGACGGTGAAAAGGCGAAACCTGGAAA TCTAATCTTCCCTGGAGTGAAGATCTCATCAGATAGCCAGTTCACAGAGTTTTTGGATGGTCTTGGCCCCGCCCAGCTGGCAGGGAGACAGACACTGGCCACGCCCCCAATGG GTGACATCCAGATCGGTATGGTGCACAGGAAGGAGAGGCTGGATGTGGAAGTTATTCGGGCTCGAGGTCTGGTGGGCAAACCAGGGAACAAACAGACGCCAG CTCCTTACGTAAAAGTATATCTGCTGGACAACGGGAAGTGcatcaataaaaagaaaacacggACGGCGAGAAAAACACTGGATCCTCTTTATCAACAGCAGCTTCAGTTCGAGGAGAATCCCGAGGGGAAGGTTTTACAG ATCATTGTTTGGGGAGACTACGGACGCATGGACCACAAATCCTTCATGGGAGCGGCCCAGATCCTGCTGGACGATTTAGAGCTGACCAACATGGTGATCGGCTGGTACAAGCTCTTCCCTCCCACCTCATTAGTGGACCCGACCTTGGCACCTTTAAGTAGTAAACCTCCAGATTCAGGCCTGGACAGTTCTAACGTTCGGTCGTAG